The genomic segment TTTGACCTTCATAAATACCAGGTTTCTCTACCATCCCAGACACAAAGATTTTTACCGTTTGACTACCCAACAAGGCAACATAAGCATCGACATTAGATTTAAAAACACGTTTTATCGATTTAAGAACAACTCCATTAAGTGACTTGTTCTCCACTCCCTGCACATTGATAGGGCCAACCCTGGGAATAAATATATTGCCTCTTGGATCAACAACAACCTCTCCCTGGAAATCCACACCACCCCATATTTGTACCAGCAATGTATCACCCTGACTAACTTTATAAATCGGATTAAGCCCGTTAAAGGATACTTCACCAAACCCCCCATCAAATAGCCAGTCAGCGTAAAGCGGTGTTGAAGGAGCAACATCCAACTCCATATTGGATTTAAACTCATCCACTCCCTGAGACAACTCAAGAGCATTAACAACCAGTCCCCAAAACAACAATATTGAAACCAATAAAAAATGCATCACTTATTCCTTATGCTCCCTGATAACAGTCGCCGCCAGGGACACCAAACCAAATGCCAAGATTAAAACGAGCAACCATGTCACCAGCTTATGGGGCTTGTTGGGGTACCTCGGTTCATCCGTCACGCCTGGGTTTTCTACAATGAGCAGATGCTTCAATTTCTGAACAGCCTGACTTCTAACAGAGTCCAGACTGACTAGCGCAGAGCGATACAAATCAGATGTCATCTCTACCGCCATCGATAGTTCCTGATACTCGGCAGTGAGGCGATTTAAACCATTACTATCTGAGTCCGTCACCTTCTTTTTCTCTTCTTCTAACTGGCTTTTCAAAGCCAATAGAAGGTTTTTCTGCGCCAAAACTTCCGTTGTATTATCGTGCATCACGGACTGAATCTCCTTTAGCTTGGCTTCCTCCTTGATAATCGAGACTTGGAGTTCGTTTATACCGGTTACGATCCCCCCCCCCTCTTCCTGAGGACTCAACAGCTTGTTAGTTTCCTGAAAAACAATCAGCTTTGTCTGCCACTCAGATAATAATCCATGGGCACGAATAACTTCTTCCTTAGCATACTCAACCTGTTCTTTAAACATTTTATCGCCAATATTATTAATAAAAACTTCACTAAGATTAATTATTTTATCGGCGACTAATTTCGCGTATTTCGGATCAAAAGCCTGAACTTCAACTTTCAGTATCCCTGACACCTCATCATGGTAAATAAGAACGTGTTTTTTATAGTATTCATAATATTTCTCAGTCGTAGCATCGACCGATAGCTTGCTGAAAATATCTATATCATCACTCTGA from the Candidatus Thalassolituus haligoni genome contains:
- a CDS encoding lipopolysaccharide biosynthesis protein gives rise to the protein MTYNSTEKQNQHERAKLIRECFVQPEFALFESSYLDVKETDVEAIKETTSYRVSGFLKKNMVIVAFLILYFLIALYYLIISSPRFVSETQFVVKESGSQSNINSLSLLTGFGTGTNDALLVKAYIGSRKLALELDSEIGLKTHYQSDDIDIFSKLSVDATTEKYYEYYKKHVLIYHDEVSGILKVEVQAFDPKYAKLVADKIINLSEVFINNIGDKMFKEQVEYAKEEVIRAHGLLSEWQTKLIVFQETNKLLSPQEEGGGIVTGINELQVSIIKEEAKLKEIQSVMHDNTTEVLAQKNLLLALKSQLEEEKKKVTDSDSNGLNRLTAEYQELSMAVEMTSDLYRSALVSLDSVRSQAVQKLKHLLIVENPGVTDEPRYPNKPHKLVTWLLVLILAFGLVSLAATVIREHKE